The Methanosarcina barkeri str. Wiesmoor DNA segment CGGTCGCGCTTGTAATGGATAAGTGTATGTTTATCGATTACAGCCGTTTCTCCGATTTTGGTCTCAAGAATTCGATAATTCTGGTTTGAGAAAAGACGCAAATGTTTGGGCTTATTAGATGTATTAGTGACCTTAAAAGTCCTGTAAAATATATTTACCGAGGGGTGAACAGCTTCCCATACAGTGATTCGGAGTCCGATCTCCGGATTTTCGAATACTGTTTCCCCTATATTAGAGACAACTCCCATACAGGCCTCAGGGATTTCCTGGTTGCCTTCTAGAATCTCGTATTTCCTTCTTACGCCTTTCCTGTTCTCTCCTGAGGTTTCAAGGATACGCTTACAGAACTCCTCCTTAAACTCGGATTTATATCTCTGTCGAATCTTCCAGTTTTCAAGCCAGCTGCAATAAAGGGAGTCAAGATCGCATATGCCAACTTTTATAGAGTTTCCGTGATTCTCAAGTCCTACATATGGAAAATAGATATCCCTTATAGTTCCTTTTTCATCTTCGCAGATCAGGATTCTCCCATTTCCGAAAATTAGCGGCCTAATTCCGGATACCTCCTGTTTTTTTAAATTTTTATGGCCCTACAAATAATACAACTCAGACATTTAAGCTTCAACTCAGGTTCCCAAAATATAGTGACATAATCTAGTTGAATTATTTTTTTGAATATATAACCCACTATAAAAAATGAATGTATTACCTCAAATAGCTTAGTACAAAATGTTTTTATATTTTAATAAGAGCTGGACTTTGGCTTTATATTTTGCTCATTTAGCCTTAAAATGTCTTGCTTATTTGCAGTTCTAAATATTATTTACAGTTCTAAATATTAGGATAATATCAAAAAGATACATTGTCAAAAATACCTTTTCCTGGTCTTTTTGCTGGCTGCGAATAATAAATTTAGTCTCCGATAAACTGCCATAACATGGGTCAGTGGAAGAGTTACTTTTATACGAATGTGTTATTTTTTTATGGAGTAACTTATCTAAGTTTTTACAGGTTTGCAAAGGTCTTTGAATTAATCATTTTAAATAAGGATAAACTTTGTTTATTTCACTAATAAATATATATACAAAGTTTTTCTCTCAAAATTACACATTTAAAGTTCTATTTTTAAGAGAGTAGTCTCAATTAAGCTTTAAAATAAAATTTGAAGAAAATTAAAGTTTTGTATATTTAATTTATTTTTTTTACAATTGTGTCTCTTGAACATGTTTTTTCTATCAGACTACAATCAATGTTAAAATATGAGGTAATATGAATCTAAATTTAAATTAAACTCTCATTAATCTATTAAATAGTAAATAAATTAATTTTCTCATTTATTTTAATTGGAAAATCTACATTAATAAACTAATTTATTTTATAAGGCTAAATGCCCCCTAAAAAATAAATTCTTTTTTTAGGACTATAAAAAATAACTTTATATACAAGTCTGTCGATTTTGTGACTGTCAAACGGCGGATAGCCGGCAGACAGTCAAAAAAAATAGGACTTAAGCAACTGAGCTAAAAATAGCGGCATAAATCTTCAAGCTGCATGAACCCTAATGTTCAGGGTAAATTTGCTCTTGCTTTATTTGCACATCAAGTGCACTGGTCCTGAGGAGAATTCGATATGAAAAAAATTTTCTTGCCTATGGTTTTATTAGTGCTGGTTATACTTCTAATGCCTACAGCTCTAGCAGCAGGCGATGTAACAGTTAATGATTTTTCCTCTAACGTTACAAATGGAAATGTTACGTTATTTACCATGTTTACGAGTGACGTTACCGGTAATGTTACTCACTGGAAGTGGATATTTGAAAACGTAGAAACAGGGGCTACCACTTACAGCAGTATAGAAACATCAACTCATCATAATATTAAAAAGCCTGGCGTTTATGATGTTACGCTGTTAGTATGGGGGCCTGATGGAAACGACTCACTTACGAAAATAGCCTATGTAACTGCCAATAGAAACAGTTCAAACCTGCCAGTTGCTGATTTCTCCACGTCTTCCACTTACGGAAGTGCACCATTGAATGTATCATTTACTGACAACAGTACAAATGCTACTTCCTGGTACTGGAAATTTGGAGACGGAGATATTTCAAAAGAGATGAATCCAACTCATAATTACTCTACTGAAGGAGACTATACTGCTCTTCTGGTAGTAGAAAATGAGAATGGCTGGAGCACAAAAACTCAAGAAATATCTGTACACAATGGTCTTCCTATAGTTGATTTTAGTGCAGATAACTCCAGTGGCTCTGTGAAATTTACAGATTTATCCCAAAATGCAACCGGATGGGACTGGGACTTTGGAGATGGAGATACTTCCGATGATGAAAGTCCAACACACATCTATTCCGAAGCAGGAAACTATACAGTAACACTCACGGCAAGCAACGAAGCTGGATCTCTCTCAAAAGTTAGTTTAGTAAACGTAACGGAAGAAGCTATAGCCAACGAAGAGAGCAGTAGTAGCAGTCACCACCACCACCACAGCAGTAGTACTGGCAGTATCAATGTCAGTAGCGCCAATACTTCTAATGCAATAATATATTTGAATGGAACAGAGTCTGAATCTACTGGTATTGACCAAAATTATAGTACAGAAACAAGCGTTAGCGATAACATCAGTGCTTCTTCTGAACTTCAAAGTAGTGTAACAGAAGCTATGAATGAAACGCAATCCGAACCTGACACTCAGGACCTTGAACAGGATAACGAAAGTACAGCAGATTCTGAGCAGACACAAAGTTCAGATGCTTCTGAAAGTGGAAGCGCAAAGTCGCCTGGATTTGAAGTGATTTATGGAGTAATCGGACTTCTTGGAGTGTCACTCTGTAGAAGAAGATAAAGCATAGTCGATCGTAGCCAAGTACGGAAATGATTATAGCTATATCGAGTAAAGGCTTATATAAAAATTTAAGTAAGAAATTAACATAAGTTAGAGCAAGGAAGAAGACAAAAGAAAGAGGATATATTCAATCCTACTAAAACCCTATATTTTTGGTTCTTTCCATAAACCAAATATAAATATTTACGGTAGAACAGAACCAAATCTGGCAAAAAGGGCATAGTCGCCTTATTTTGTCAGATTTGAAGGTTATTTTTTCTTATTTTCAAGAACTTCTTTAGTTTATGATTTTGGCGTGATGGCCTAAAATTGTTGCATACGACTCTGGTTCTCTGCCATTTTCAATCCTCAGTTTATTTCTTGGTACAGTACTTATGATCTTATGATCTGATTCTAAAGATTATTTAATTTTAAGACAGACTCTAACTGAAAATTGTTTTCTCCATATAACGATTTTGATTCTCTATACGGTGATTTTGATAAAGATCTCTTAACCCATCCAGTATATCAACTTTAATTTCTTATTAAAGATATATATACTCTTAATAAGAAAGTTTATATTTTATTGTGCTATCATAGTAAACACCTTAAAAACGAATATTAAAAAAATCACTCACTACTGAGAATGCGTGTTTACAATGTCTTACGTAAAAAAAACATGCCCTATATGTGGGAAAGAATTCTTTGTCCTTAAAAAGGCGGAGGAAAAAGCAACTTACTGTACTCTGGCATGCCTAATAAAAGCTCAAGGTAAAGTTGAATCCAGAGGTATGACTTTCCCGAGTCTTGGTTGAGTATTTGTAAGATGAAAAAATTAAAAATGCGGAGAACATCTTTAAAAGGAGAACGTTTTCCAACCTTTTTTATTTTTACGTTTCCTTTTATCCAATGAGTTTTTTGGCAATCTGGGTTACATGTCTCCCCTGATAGCGGGCCATTGCAAGTTCGTTTTCAGAAGGCTGGCGATTTTCTTCTGCTCCTGCAATTGTTGAAGCTCCGTATGGGCTACCGCCTGTGATTTCATCCATCCTTCTTTGTCGGGTTTCTGAATATGGAAGCCCGACAATGATCATTCCAAGATGTAGAAGGGTAACATGCGTTGTGAGGATTGTAGATTCCTGGCCTCCATGCTGTGTTCCACTTGAAGTAAAGACGCTTCCTACCTTTCCAACAAGAGCGTCTCGACTCCAGAGTCCTCCAAGGCCGTCAAAAACGGTACGCATCTGAGCGGTCATATTTCCGTAACGCGTAGGTGTCCCGAAAATAAGGGCATCTGCTCCTGCGAATACATCTTCATACATGCTCCTGGTCACTACAGGAATATGTGCAAAAAGATTTTTTGTTTCAATTGCCCCCATTTTTTCCAGAACTTCGTAAGGCAGGGTTTCAGGAACCTGATAGATTTCTACTTCAGCTCCTTCTACTTCTCTCGCTCCTTCAGCTATAGCTTCTGCCATTTTGTAAGTGTGACCATGAATACTATGGAATATCACGTTTACCTTAACCATTCGAATCCTCCTTAAAACCAATTGAAAAGTAAGTAAAGCGGTTCCAACTATACATAAAATGAATTAATGATCCCCGGAAAAATCCGGATCCCTTCTTAAAATTAGTTTTCTGATGCCTTATATAGCTTGTTAGCAAGAGTTGAGTTTCTCTTTCTATCCCTGTACTCTTGATTTCCTGGTTCGATTTCTGATTTTATTTTTTATCTTTTTGGGAGTACTTTGAAAAGTAAAGAGGACTACAAATTCCTGATAAATAAAACGTATCAAAATAGTTATTAGGCTATAATGCTTTATAAGCTGGACATGCCTTCTCTTTCTATCGTAATGCCTTCTATGAATGAAGAAGAAACCATCCGAATTTGCATAGAGAAAGCTCAGTCTATATTCAAAAAATATGGTATAGAAGGGGAGATAATAGTTGCTGACAACTCGTCAGACAGGACTGCAGAGATCGCAGCGTCAATGGGTGCAAAGGTAATAGGCCCTATAAAGGGCTATGGAAACGCTTACCTCAAAGGGCTGGCCGAAGCAAAAGGAGACTATATTGCTATTGCCGATGCCGATAATACCTATGACCTGCTTGAGCTTGATAAGTTCCTGGACCCTCTTATGGCAGGAGAAGCGGATTTTATAATGGGTACCAGGCTTAAAGGTGATATCAAAAAAGGAGCTATGCCCTGGCTGCATCAATATATAGGCAACCCTTTCCTGACGGGAATGCTGAATCTTCTTTTTGGGACGAAAATTTCGGACGCTCATTGTGGGATGCGAGCTTTCACAAAAGAAGCCCTTGAGAAAATGGACCTTAAAACTCACGGCATGGAACTTGCGTCCGAGATGATAATTGAAGCCGCGAAATGCGGGTTGAGAATAAAAGAAGTCCCCATAACCTATTACTCTCGCCGGGCTCCCTCCAAACTTCGCTCATTTCAAGATGGCTGGCGGCATATAAGGTTTATGATGCTATACCGTCCTTTGCCTTTTCTTTTTCTACCTGGAGCTGTGGTTTTCGTCCTTGGAGCTCTGATAATCGGTTCTCTTCTTCTTACTGGAGATATGGCAGAAAACAGGCTTCATTCTTTCATTTTGGGTTGTATGCTTTTGATTCTCGGAGGACAGACGCTATCTACCGGTGGTTATTTGAAAACATATGGTCTTATTCGCGGCATGTACCCCAATAATAAGGGAAACACTGCAAAATGGCTGAATTATCATTCTCTTGAAAAAGAACTGTTTGCAGGTTCAATCATACTTATCGCAGGCCTCCTGCTCGGGCTAAAAGTAGTATACACTTGGATCAGCTCAGGATATGGCTCTCTCTCGGAAGTGAAAAGTGCAGTTATTTCAATGGTATTTGCCTTTATCGGCCTTCAGATGATTTTCTCGGCAATTGTCCTAAGCGTAATGCTCCTTGAAGTGGACACTGACTGGTAAGTGGTTCAATGAAAATCGCCTTTGTGTACGATGCTGTTTATCCATGGGTCAAGGGCGGCGCAGAAATGCGCATACATGAGCTGGGAAAGCGGCTCTCAGCTAGGGGACACGAAGTACACATTTTCGGAGTCAAATGGTGGGAAGGAGAAGATACTTTTGAGTATGATGGCATGACTCTTCACGGCGTCTGTAAAGCTCGAAACCTTTATGTTAATGGTAGACGCTCGATTTCCGAGGCAATAATCTTCGCTGCGAAACTATTCCCTGAGCTCAGGAAAGAAAATTTTGACCTTATAGATGTGAGTGTCTTTCCCTATTTTTCCTGTTTTTCCGTAAAAGCGGTTTCAATTCTGAAAAAAGTACCTTCAGTACTTACCTGGCACGAGGTATGGGGTGATTACTGGTATGAATATTTAGGAAGAGCAGGAATTTTCGGGTTGCTGGTCGAGAAGGTGGTCTCGAAGTTATCAGAAAATAATATTGCGGTCTCGAAATGGACAAAAGATAAACTTGAGGGACTAGGGGTGCCTGGAGATAAGATCGCGGTTATTCCTAACGGGATCGATCTTAAAAGAATCTCTGGGATTGAGCCTAACTGGGAAATGAACCCTGTTAGCCCTGAAAATAAGGCCTATGACATCATTTTTGCAGGCCGGCTCATAAAGGAAAAAAACGTTGACCTGCTGATTAAAGCTGTAGCTCTTCTTAAAGCCGATTTTCCAGGTCTCAAGTGCTGTATTGTTGGGGACGGACCTGAAAAGGCAGCCCTGGAGAAACTTGCAAGGAGAAGCGGGGTTTGCGAGAATGTAGAATTTGCAGGCTTTCAGGAATACGGAGCATTGATCGGAAAAATTAAGGCTTCAAAGGTGTTTGTGCTGCCTTCAAGCCGAGAAGGATTCGGGATGGTAGTTATCGAGGCTTTTGCCTGCGGAGTGCCTGTGGTGACGGTTAGAGCAAAGTATAATGCCGCACAGGGGCTTGTTGAAGATGGAGTTGACGGGTTTATTGTGGGGATTGAGGAGAGGGAGATTGCAAAAGCCGTGGTAAAAATAATTGGGAAGGCCTCAAGGAATAGAAAAGCTTCAGAAGCCGCATTGAGCAAAGCTGAAAACTATGACTGGGAAGAAATAATTAAAAATGTTCAGTTAATGTTTGAAGCTTGTATAAAAAGAAATTAACGCTGAGTTTATCTGCATTACTAGATTGGAGATACCTGTTTAAAATGCAGGCATGAGTATTTCCTATTCAGTACTTTTCTATTCAGTACTTTTCTATTCAGTACTTTTCTATTCAGGTACTTCTAACATGGGCGAGTTGCTCAAATAATCTTATAACATTTCTATTTAATAGTATCACTATTTTAAAATGTTTATACTTTTTACTATTTATATTCTCTAATACTTATCTTTTATACTATTTCTGTTTTATACTATTTCTGTTTTAGAACATCTTTGTTTTAGAATATATCCATCTTCTAAAGAGCCTTTGAAATAAATTAATGATACTCTTCATTTTATGTACGGTTTTTAAGGGCTCCGA contains these protein-coding regions:
- a CDS encoding PKD domain-containing protein, with product MKKIFLPMVLLVLVILLMPTALAAGDVTVNDFSSNVTNGNVTLFTMFTSDVTGNVTHWKWIFENVETGATTYSSIETSTHHNIKKPGVYDVTLLVWGPDGNDSLTKIAYVTANRNSSNLPVADFSTSSTYGSAPLNVSFTDNSTNATSWYWKFGDGDISKEMNPTHNYSTEGDYTALLVVENENGWSTKTQEISVHNGLPIVDFSADNSSGSVKFTDLSQNATGWDWDFGDGDTSDDESPTHIYSEAGNYTVTLTASNEAGSLSKVSLVNVTEEAIANEESSSSSHHHHHSSSTGSINVSSANTSNAIIYLNGTESESTGIDQNYSTETSVSDNISASSELQSSVTEAMNETQSEPDTQDLEQDNESTADSEQTQSSDASESGSAKSPGFEVIYGVIGLLGVSLCRRR
- the wrbA gene encoding NAD(P)H:quinone oxidoreductase type IV, which gives rise to MVKVNVIFHSIHGHTYKMAEAIAEGAREVEGAEVEIYQVPETLPYEVLEKMGAIETKNLFAHIPVVTRSMYEDVFAGADALIFGTPTRYGNMTAQMRTVFDGLGGLWSRDALVGKVGSVFTSSGTQHGGQESTILTTHVTLLHLGMIIVGLPYSETRQRRMDEITGGSPYGASTIAGAEENRQPSENELAMARYQGRHVTQIAKKLIG
- a CDS encoding glycosyltransferase family 2 protein; protein product: MLYKLDMPSLSIVMPSMNEEETIRICIEKAQSIFKKYGIEGEIIVADNSSDRTAEIAASMGAKVIGPIKGYGNAYLKGLAEAKGDYIAIADADNTYDLLELDKFLDPLMAGEADFIMGTRLKGDIKKGAMPWLHQYIGNPFLTGMLNLLFGTKISDAHCGMRAFTKEALEKMDLKTHGMELASEMIIEAAKCGLRIKEVPITYYSRRAPSKLRSFQDGWRHIRFMMLYRPLPFLFLPGAVVFVLGALIIGSLLLTGDMAENRLHSFILGCMLLILGGQTLSTGGYLKTYGLIRGMYPNNKGNTAKWLNYHSLEKELFAGSIILIAGLLLGLKVVYTWISSGYGSLSEVKSAVISMVFAFIGLQMIFSAIVLSVMLLEVDTDW
- a CDS encoding glycosyltransferase family 4 protein, coding for MKIAFVYDAVYPWVKGGAEMRIHELGKRLSARGHEVHIFGVKWWEGEDTFEYDGMTLHGVCKARNLYVNGRRSISEAIIFAAKLFPELRKENFDLIDVSVFPYFSCFSVKAVSILKKVPSVLTWHEVWGDYWYEYLGRAGIFGLLVEKVVSKLSENNIAVSKWTKDKLEGLGVPGDKIAVIPNGIDLKRISGIEPNWEMNPVSPENKAYDIIFAGRLIKEKNVDLLIKAVALLKADFPGLKCCIVGDGPEKAALEKLARRSGVCENVEFAGFQEYGALIGKIKASKVFVLPSSREGFGMVVIEAFACGVPVVTVRAKYNAAQGLVEDGVDGFIVGIEEREIAKAVVKIIGKASRNRKASEAALSKAENYDWEEIIKNVQLMFEACIKRN